One part of the Microtus ochrogaster isolate Prairie Vole_2 chromosome 18, MicOch1.0, whole genome shotgun sequence genome encodes these proteins:
- the Ecscr gene encoding endothelial cell-specific chemotaxis regulator yields the protein MTSPDLPHFLSPSPSVLAGDEPSSGPGSSRLLLSTTSPEILQKASQVSLVSSQPVTPRPSTTDSHTLSLPGLTSLQPQKHTLGLGAGTETPEGSGGGGGGNSSSTVNSTRREMSLNATPSSVTTSQQTREDVSIQPSPTPQPMITVMAFGVISFIVILVVVGITLASVVSLRFMCRKNKESEDPQKPGSSGLSESCSTANGEKDSITLISMKNINMNNSKGCSAAEKIL from the exons ATGACATCACCAGACctgccccacttcctctccccatctccttctgtTCTTGCAGGAGACGAACCTTCCTCAGGGCCTGGCAGTTCAAGGCTTCTGCTTAGCACCACTTCCCCAG AAATTCTACAGAAGGCCTCGCAAGTCTCCTTGGTATCCAGTCAGCCTGTAACGCCCAGGCCAAGCACCACGGATAGTCACACCCTTTCCTTGCCTGGCCTGACATCACTACAGCCACAGAAGCACACACTGGGACTTG GTGCAGGCACAGAAACCCCAGaaggcagcggcggcggcggcggcggcaacagcagcagcactgTCAACAGCACAAGAAGAG AAATGTCTCTGAATGCTACTCCCAGTTCAGTAACCACAAGCCAGCAGACAAGGGAAGATGTGAGCATCCAGCCCAGCCCCACACCACAGCCAATGATAACTGTGATGGCCTTTG GTGTTATCAGCTTCATTGTCATCCTGGTGGTTGTGGGGATAACCTTAGCCAGTGTGGTCAGTCTAAGGTTTATGTGTCGGAAGAACAAGGAGTCTGAAG atccacagaaaccaggcagttcGGGGCTTTCGGAAAG CTGTTCCACAGCCAATGGAGAGAAAGACAGCATCACCCTCATCTCCATGAAGAATATCAACATGAATAACAGCAAAGGCTGCAGTGCAGCGGAAAAG ATTCTCTGA
- the Smim33 gene encoding small integral membrane protein 33: MGESLGLTGPPAQLDGHYPQPSPPVNGSLEQEPQRRLPEMLGEVWEAPRGDGLPLVAAIIAAFVLLAICIVLAVHFGPTLHQGHATLLTEPPALKPENGIYLIHWRLLDLQDNHRETQPGLPIPHSGSALDGHRPSVDEVTYL; encoded by the exons atGGGAGaatccttggggctcactggccctCCAGCCCAATTG gaTGGCCACTATCCTCAGCCTTCTCCACCTGTGAATGGGTCATTGGAACAGGAGCCTCAAAGGCGGCTCCCCGAGATGCTAGGTGAGGTCTGGGAAGCACCGCGAGGGGACGGGCTGCCCCTTGTCGCTGCAATCATCGCTGCCTTTGTCCTCTTAGCGATCTGCATTGTGTTGGCAGTTCACTTTGGGCCCACATTGCACCAGGGCCATGCCACTCTCCTCACAGAGCCACCAGCTCTAAAGCCAGAGAATGGCATTTACCTCATCCACTGGCGGCTGCTGGACCTACAGgacaatcacagagaaacccagccgGGACTTCCTATCCCTCACTCTGGCTCTGCCCTAGATGGACACAGGCCGAGCGTTGATGAAGTCACATATCTGTAG